Proteins from a genomic interval of Pantoea deleyi:
- the tssM gene encoding type VI secretion system membrane subunit TssM, with amino-acid sequence MRASLRLLLTHRLLWSFIGVTALSCLVWMLGPFWSWGESRPLESVLPRQLTVGALYFLWILFQLIPSLYRAWFNSRLLTQLEVSGNDDPAERQITAERLNQRFSEAVLQLKRTQFGRRHSGSLLSRVNASYLYQLPWYLVMGAPGAGKTTALFNAGLDFPLTDTLGKTAVRGVGGTRNCDWWFTDSAVLIDTAGRYALQESQRVRDAAEWHTFINLLKRYRTRQPINGVIMTISVADLLSDSAEARFAQASALRERMAELHQQTGIHFPVYVMVTKTDLLKGFMSYFGAIDKARRDAIWGFTFNREPAKPHKDDWHRHFGQQFQRLEQQLQEQLAEQMTQERDLNERAECFLFPQEFASLRPLLNEYLDIVFSDHQDAVAWSPRGLFFTSGTQEGLPFDRVMGELSRKLQLRQAGEHSIAAWDSVNRNSPIPGNKGQSFFIRDLLSNLIFRESGLAGSNRRWEYRNQLFHWIGYGVLAGALLIASGLWSLSYYQNQHYLQQVAARIPAIRTQSQQVIHQPADNIFDLLPFLNNLVKLPLSERFSLDNPPLTMRAGLYRGSQVSDAAWVLYQNALKSLLLPRVAQQITNILRNDPGDDNAYSRNALRAYQMLYQPRNYDGEFLRAWLLQNLQRSLPDSVSARDLQQLDWHLSQLLDQQIQSSPYARDNALMMRKLAENLNIAGQSGAVLAVTPAHTAAQPTPHSESW; translated from the coding sequence ATGCGCGCTTCCCTTCGCCTGCTGCTGACACATCGCCTGCTGTGGAGCTTTATTGGCGTCACGGCGCTGAGCTGCCTGGTCTGGATGCTCGGGCCATTCTGGTCATGGGGCGAATCGCGCCCGCTGGAGTCGGTACTGCCGCGCCAGCTCACCGTCGGCGCACTCTACTTTCTCTGGATCCTGTTCCAGCTGATTCCGTCACTTTATCGCGCCTGGTTCAACAGCCGCCTGCTGACGCAGCTTGAGGTCAGCGGCAATGACGACCCGGCAGAACGTCAGATCACGGCAGAGCGGCTCAATCAGCGCTTCAGCGAAGCGGTGTTGCAGCTCAAACGGACCCAGTTTGGCCGTCGGCACAGCGGCAGCCTCCTCTCACGCGTTAACGCCAGCTACCTCTATCAGCTGCCCTGGTATCTGGTCATGGGCGCGCCGGGTGCCGGTAAAACGACCGCCCTGTTTAACGCCGGTCTCGACTTCCCGCTGACCGACACGCTGGGGAAAACCGCCGTTCGTGGCGTCGGCGGCACCCGCAACTGCGACTGGTGGTTTACGGACAGCGCGGTGCTGATCGATACCGCCGGTCGCTATGCGCTGCAGGAGAGCCAGCGCGTGCGCGATGCGGCGGAGTGGCACACCTTCATCAACCTGCTTAAACGCTACCGCACCCGCCAGCCGATCAACGGCGTCATCATGACCATCAGCGTGGCCGACCTGCTGAGTGACTCGGCCGAGGCGCGCTTCGCCCAGGCCAGCGCGCTGCGTGAACGCATGGCGGAACTCCATCAGCAGACCGGCATCCACTTCCCGGTGTATGTGATGGTGACCAAAACCGACCTGCTCAAAGGCTTTATGAGCTACTTCGGCGCGATTGATAAGGCGCGGCGTGACGCAATCTGGGGCTTCACCTTCAACCGGGAACCGGCGAAGCCGCACAAAGATGACTGGCATCGCCACTTTGGTCAGCAGTTCCAGCGGCTGGAACAGCAGCTGCAGGAGCAACTGGCGGAGCAGATGACGCAGGAGCGCGACCTCAACGAGCGCGCCGAGTGCTTCCTCTTCCCGCAGGAGTTCGCCTCGCTGCGTCCGCTGCTGAACGAATACCTGGATATCGTCTTCTCCGATCATCAGGATGCCGTCGCCTGGAGCCCGCGTGGCCTCTTCTTCACCAGCGGCACCCAGGAAGGTCTGCCGTTTGATCGGGTCATGGGTGAACTGAGCCGCAAGCTGCAACTCCGCCAGGCGGGCGAACACTCAATCGCCGCCTGGGACAGCGTAAACCGCAACAGCCCCATCCCCGGCAACAAGGGTCAGAGCTTCTTTATCCGCGATCTGCTGAGCAACCTGATATTCAGGGAGAGCGGCCTGGCGGGCAGCAACCGTCGCTGGGAGTACCGTAACCAGCTCTTCCACTGGATAGGCTATGGCGTGCTGGCCGGGGCGCTGCTGATCGCCTCCGGCCTCTGGAGCCTCAGCTACTATCAGAACCAGCACTATCTGCAGCAGGTCGCCGCGCGCATACCGGCTATCCGCACGCAGAGTCAGCAGGTGATTCATCAGCCTGCTGATAATATTTTTGATCTGCTACCCTTTCTGAATAACCTGGTGAAGCTGCCGCTGTCGGAACGTTTTTCTCTCGATAATCCGCCGCTTACTATGCGGGCTGGCTTATATCGCGGCAGCCAGGTCAGCGATGCTGCCTGGGTGCTTTATCAAAATGCGCTTAAGTCTCTGCTGCTGCCGCGGGTTGCTCAGCAGATTACAAACATCCTGCGCAACGATCCGGGCGATGATAATGCCTACAGCCGCAATGCGCTGCGCGCTTATCAGATGCTCTATCAGCCGCGAAATTATGATGGCGAATTTTTGCGGGCCTGGCTGCTGCAGAATCTGCAGCGAAGCCTGCCCGACTCGGTCAGCGCCCGCGATCTGCAACAGCTCGACTGGCATCTCAGCCAGCTGCTGGATCAGCAGATACAGTCGTCGCCTTATGCGCGGGATAATGCCCTGATGATGCGCAAGCTGGCTGAGAATCTGAACATCGCGGGTCAGTCCGGCGCGGTGCTGGCCGTGACGCCAGCCCATACGGCGGCGCAGCCGACCCCGCATAGCGAGTCATGGTGA
- the tagF gene encoding type VI secretion system-associated protein TagF has protein sequence MAAYTAPGWYGKLPSTGDFLHRRLSEQQIGPWNHWFQQGLMHWHQQAWSFSANFLHAPVWNFVLPVTATRPQIQMGCLLPSCDRVGRAWPLLALHSFSLAQWHPAQLTISGDWFQDLGATLLQAVQTPLNGEQLEQQIQALPPLMVPARKPSEIMDVIGFQDLPCTLSWREVAERFDPQQHMSYWWSNRSDGFVHATHKHSGNLTAQLFSLLFNPAAGSQPGRNGLYPPMFE, from the coding sequence ATGGCGGCTTACACGGCCCCCGGCTGGTATGGCAAGCTGCCGTCGACCGGTGACTTTCTGCATCGCCGGCTGAGCGAACAGCAGATCGGCCCGTGGAACCACTGGTTCCAGCAGGGATTGATGCACTGGCATCAGCAGGCCTGGTCCTTCAGCGCGAACTTTCTTCACGCGCCGGTGTGGAACTTTGTTCTGCCGGTGACCGCGACCCGGCCGCAGATACAGATGGGCTGCCTGCTGCCCTCGTGCGACCGCGTGGGCCGCGCCTGGCCGCTGCTGGCCCTGCACAGTTTTTCGCTGGCGCAGTGGCATCCTGCTCAGCTGACCATCTCCGGCGACTGGTTTCAGGATCTGGGTGCGACGCTGTTGCAGGCGGTGCAGACGCCGCTGAACGGTGAGCAGCTGGAACAGCAGATCCAGGCCCTGCCGCCGCTGATGGTGCCCGCACGCAAGCCGTCCGAGATCATGGATGTGATTGGTTTTCAGGATCTGCCCTGTACGCTGAGCTGGCGTGAAGTGGCTGAACGTTTCGATCCACAGCAGCATATGAGCTACTGGTGGAGTAACCGCAGTGATGGCTTTGTCCATGCGACCCACAAGCATAGCGGCAACCTCACGGCGCAACTGTTTTCGTTACTGTTTAACCCGGCTGCGGGTTCACAGCCGGGGCGTAATGGCCTCTATCCTCCGATGTTCGAGTGA
- the tagH gene encoding type VI secretion system-associated FHA domain protein TagH, translating into MQFTIVQCTTDVPVRSVAFQPPGGTIGRSQDNDLVLPDETRAISRLQALVHLSHDGECRLTNQGSVTPVEHNGLTLGRGMQVLLKHGDALRIGDYALEVRDPACQNAQSDPLALFAGNSAEPANPLGIHEHHEVEPSLLVSETPPSRHERHTDARLAIDPQASEPRRALTAQPVDQDRLIAALLDGMGLSNGHATPVDEEQMRITGRMLSLFSQGTVALLSSRSILKRGVKADMTMILNEANNPFKILPSGKTVLMQMYQSQMPGFMPPEQAVRDALVDLQAHQLGMIAGIRAIIAAMLQSFNPQRLEEQARADGVVSKLPFSTVKKAAMWDYFIRNYQRTAGEIEDDFHTLFGEAFLHAYDMEVNQYKDSQTRVDET; encoded by the coding sequence ATGCAATTTACCATTGTGCAATGCACTACGGATGTTCCGGTCAGAAGCGTCGCGTTTCAGCCCCCTGGCGGCACCATTGGCCGCAGTCAGGACAACGATCTGGTGCTGCCGGATGAGACACGCGCGATCTCGCGGCTGCAGGCGCTGGTTCACCTGTCGCATGACGGCGAGTGTCGCCTGACTAATCAGGGCAGCGTCACGCCGGTGGAACACAACGGCCTGACGCTGGGGCGCGGGATGCAGGTGCTGCTGAAGCATGGCGATGCGCTGCGGATCGGCGACTACGCCCTGGAAGTACGCGATCCCGCCTGCCAGAACGCGCAGAGCGATCCGCTGGCGCTGTTTGCCGGTAACAGCGCCGAACCGGCTAATCCGCTGGGCATTCACGAACATCACGAGGTCGAGCCGTCGCTGCTGGTCAGCGAGACGCCCCCCTCGCGCCATGAGCGCCATACCGACGCCAGGCTGGCGATTGATCCGCAGGCCAGTGAGCCGCGCCGGGCGCTGACGGCGCAGCCGGTGGACCAGGATCGGCTCATTGCGGCCCTGCTGGATGGCATGGGGCTGAGCAACGGTCACGCCACGCCGGTGGATGAAGAGCAGATGCGCATCACCGGCCGGATGTTAAGCCTCTTTTCACAGGGCACCGTGGCGCTGCTCTCGTCGCGATCCATCCTCAAACGCGGCGTGAAAGCGGACATGACGATGATCCTGAACGAGGCGAATAACCCGTTCAAGATCCTGCCCTCCGGCAAAACCGTGCTGATGCAGATGTATCAGAGCCAGATGCCTGGCTTTATGCCGCCGGAACAGGCGGTACGCGATGCGCTGGTGGACCTGCAGGCCCACCAGCTGGGAATGATTGCCGGAATCCGCGCCATTATTGCGGCGATGCTGCAATCCTTTAATCCGCAGCGGCTGGAGGAGCAGGCGCGCGCCGATGGCGTGGTGTCGAAACTGCCCTTCTCCACCGTGAAAAAAGCGGCGATGTGGGACTACTTCATCCGTAACTATCAGCGAACGGCCGGCGAGATCGAAGACGATTTCCACACGCTGTTTGGCGAAGCCTTTCTTCATGCCTATGACATGGAGGTCAATCAGTATAAAGACTCTCAGACGCGGGTAGATGAAACATGA
- a CDS encoding PP2C family protein-serine/threonine phosphatase, translating into MKIVFASRCQQGLRDENQDRTGAGLDERKACFVVCDGVAGLPGGERAAQLVRDTLMSQLQAYDDFTPERTHQAIEHCRVVLHEEQGKNPKYSRMSTTLAALFIDREKQRAWWAHAGDSRVYHFRRGVLHEVTRDHSLAQQLKEAGYENTGINSNLLYNALGAEPPRLVSFSQEIALEDGDAFLVCTDGFWLNLSSGEMEQALRMVNACEEWLALMEQAVSRTVKKDNLSALAVWIGEPEEATLLYSLADSARFLPPRF; encoded by the coding sequence ATGAAGATCGTTTTTGCCAGCCGCTGCCAGCAGGGGCTGCGTGATGAGAATCAGGATCGTACAGGCGCCGGACTGGATGAGCGTAAAGCCTGCTTCGTGGTCTGCGACGGCGTCGCGGGGCTGCCCGGCGGCGAGAGGGCTGCGCAGCTGGTGCGTGACACGCTGATGAGTCAGCTCCAGGCGTACGACGACTTCACGCCGGAACGCACCCATCAGGCGATTGAACATTGCCGCGTCGTGCTGCACGAGGAGCAGGGTAAAAATCCGAAATATTCGCGTATGAGCACCACGCTGGCGGCCCTGTTTATCGACCGCGAAAAACAGCGCGCATGGTGGGCGCATGCCGGTGATAGCCGGGTTTATCACTTCCGGCGTGGCGTGCTGCATGAGGTCACCCGCGACCACAGCCTGGCGCAGCAGCTGAAAGAAGCGGGCTATGAAAATACCGGCATTAACAGTAATTTACTTTATAATGCGCTCGGCGCTGAGCCGCCTCGCTTAGTGAGCTTCTCGCAGGAGATTGCGCTGGAAGATGGCGATGCCTTTCTGGTCTGCACCGATGGTTTCTGGCTGAACCTGTCCAGCGGTGAAATGGAGCAGGCGCTGCGCATGGTCAATGCCTGCGAAGAGTGGCTGGCCCTGATGGAACAGGCGGTCAGCCGCACGGTAAAAAAAGACAATCTCAGCGCCCTGGCGGTCTGGATTGGTGAGCCGGAAGAGGCCACCCTGCTCTATTCACTGGCTGATTCGGCGCGCTTCCTGCCGCCTCGATTTTGA
- a CDS encoding serine/threonine protein kinase, producing the protein MSANDNPKTVPNALPDGYRFNEFEIKEVIGGGGFGIVYRAWDHQLERTIAIKEYMPVSLAVRAADLTLELRGERFQKLFNAGLNSFIQEARLLARFNHPGLLHVLRFWEQNGTAYMGTLYYSGMTLKEWQLTSPASIPEAWIRRLLPPLLGAISTIHQAGYLHRDISLDNIQIQENQLPVLLDFGSARKEIGNLSDETEIMLKPGFAPIEQYSEEGEVEQGPWTDIYALGAVLHSLITGNPPPVSVVRCIEDNYQPLTERQPEGYSLPLLHAIDCALAMKPGDRPQTIDAFAALTDLPVSDVEAVVNSFPVPGEPTVLPVEEPAEVTAPVVMAMNPASASAEPVTPRAVRRLSPGLLALAAVAVLAVGVTVWLTNRPAAAPEQVNARPAAAQTPAAAPQAAAVPAALATVYLKLASGESVVLNGQPVELKPGSSGFAALNLAAGQYKIDVSNGSQTHTQSLTIDKPGTWLINPGN; encoded by the coding sequence ATGTCGGCAAATGATAATCCGAAAACCGTTCCGAATGCCCTGCCTGACGGATACCGTTTTAACGAGTTTGAGATCAAAGAAGTGATTGGCGGCGGCGGCTTTGGCATCGTCTATCGTGCCTGGGATCACCAGCTCGAACGCACGATTGCCATCAAGGAGTATATGCCGGTTTCGCTGGCGGTCCGTGCCGCTGACCTGACGCTGGAGCTGCGCGGTGAGCGTTTCCAGAAGCTGTTTAATGCCGGACTGAACAGTTTTATTCAGGAAGCCCGTCTGCTGGCCCGCTTTAATCATCCCGGCCTGCTGCATGTGCTGCGCTTCTGGGAGCAGAATGGCACCGCCTATATGGGTACGCTCTATTACAGCGGGATGACGCTGAAAGAGTGGCAGCTCACCAGCCCGGCGTCGATCCCGGAAGCCTGGATCCGTCGCCTGCTGCCGCCCCTGCTGGGCGCAATCAGCACCATCCACCAGGCGGGCTATCTGCATCGCGATATCTCTCTCGATAATATCCAGATTCAGGAGAACCAGCTGCCGGTGCTGCTCGATTTCGGCTCGGCGCGCAAGGAAATTGGCAACCTCTCCGACGAAACGGAAATCATGCTCAAACCCGGTTTTGCGCCGATTGAGCAGTACAGCGAAGAGGGTGAGGTGGAACAGGGGCCGTGGACCGACATCTACGCCCTGGGCGCGGTGCTGCATAGCCTGATCACCGGCAATCCTCCGCCGGTCAGCGTGGTGCGCTGCATTGAGGATAACTATCAGCCGCTGACAGAACGCCAGCCAGAGGGCTATTCCCTGCCGCTGCTGCATGCCATCGACTGCGCGCTGGCGATGAAACCCGGCGATCGCCCGCAGACAATTGACGCCTTTGCCGCGCTCACCGATCTGCCCGTCAGCGACGTCGAGGCGGTAGTGAACAGTTTCCCGGTGCCTGGCGAGCCGACCGTGCTGCCGGTTGAGGAGCCTGCAGAGGTGACCGCGCCGGTGGTGATGGCGATGAATCCGGCTTCTGCGTCGGCCGAACCGGTGACGCCGCGCGCGGTGCGGCGGCTGTCGCCGGGCTTACTGGCCCTGGCGGCCGTGGCGGTACTGGCGGTGGGCGTCACCGTCTGGCTGACTAACCGCCCGGCTGCCGCACCGGAGCAGGTGAATGCCCGCCCGGCGGCGGCGCAGACGCCGGCAGCCGCGCCCCAGGCGGCGGCCGTGCCAGCGGCGCTGGCCACCGTCTACCTTAAACTTGCCAGCGGCGAGAGCGTGGTGCTGAACGGACAGCCGGTCGAGCTCAAACCCGGCAGCAGCGGCTTTGCGGCACTGAACCTGGCGGCGGGACAGTATAAGATCGATGTCAGCAACGGCAGCCAGACGCACACCCAGTCCCTGACGATCGACAAGCCCGGCACCTGGCTGATTAATCCGGGTAACTGA
- a CDS encoding gamma-glutamylcyclotransferase, with the protein MLTREFLLKADCKTSFGDIEETLLWSCEQRAASLAATLACRPDHSPVWIFGYGSLMWNPIFEADEVASGALEGWHRAFCLRLIAGRGTAAHPGRMLALKQGGRTTGLAFRLPEARLQEELMLLWKREMITGCYLPTWCALQLEDGRSVTALTFIMDPRHPLYESDACPEAIAPLIAAASGPLGTNAQYLFALEEELTRRGMQEESLSRLAQQVRTLQQAWPKQA; encoded by the coding sequence TTGCTTACCCGGGAATTTCTATTAAAAGCGGATTGTAAAACGTCGTTCGGGGATATCGAAGAGACGCTGCTCTGGAGTTGCGAGCAGCGTGCGGCCTCACTGGCAGCCACCCTGGCCTGTCGTCCCGATCACAGCCCGGTATGGATCTTTGGTTACGGCTCGCTGATGTGGAATCCGATTTTCGAGGCGGATGAGGTGGCCTCTGGCGCGCTGGAGGGCTGGCACCGCGCGTTCTGCCTGCGGCTGATTGCCGGCCGCGGCACCGCCGCGCACCCTGGCCGGATGCTGGCGCTGAAGCAGGGCGGACGCACCACGGGTCTGGCGTTCCGTCTGCCGGAGGCGCGGCTGCAGGAAGAACTGATGCTGCTGTGGAAACGCGAAATGATCACCGGCTGCTATCTGCCGACGTGGTGTGCGCTGCAGCTGGAAGATGGCCGCAGCGTGACGGCGCTGACCTTTATTATGGACCCGCGCCATCCGCTCTATGAATCGGACGCCTGCCCGGAGGCGATAGCGCCACTGATCGCGGCGGCCAGCGGCCCGCTCGGCACAAACGCGCAGTATCTGTTTGCGCTGGAGGAGGAGCTGACCCGGCGCGGTATGCAGGAGGAGAGTCTGAGCCGTCTGGCGCAGCAGGTGCGGACGCTGCAGCAGGCCTGGCCAAAGCAGGCCTGA
- the chaB gene encoding putative cation transport regulator ChaB: MPYSNRSELPDSVQHVLPAHAQDIYQQAFNSAWDQYKEAEDRRGDDSREEVAHKVAWSAVKKEYEKGDDDKWHRKT, from the coding sequence ATGCCTTACTCAAACCGCAGTGAGTTACCCGACAGCGTTCAGCACGTTCTGCCCGCCCACGCTCAGGATATCTATCAGCAGGCCTTTAACAGTGCCTGGGACCAGTACAAAGAGGCGGAGGATCGTCGCGGCGACGACTCCCGGGAGGAGGTGGCCCACAAGGTAGCCTGGTCCGCCGTGAAAAAAGAGTATGAAAAAGGGGACGATGATAAGTGGCACCGCAAAACCTAA
- the chaA gene encoding sodium-potassium/proton antiporter ChaA, with translation MPSHEKTRHKEFSLILPIITLGILYFFGADTSFPVVVGINIVALIAILSSAFSVVRHADVLAHRLGEPYGSLILSLSVVILEVSLISALMATGDAAPGLMRDTLYSIVMIVTGGLVGFALLLGGNKFATQYVNLAGVKQYLIAIFPLAILVLVFPNALPGGNFSITQALLIAAISAAMYGVFLLIQTKTHQSLFVYEHEDESDDGDPHHGKPSAHSSVWHTVWLIVHLIAVITVTKMNANTLESLLTEMNAPAQFTGFLVALLILSPEGLGAIKAVLMNQVQRAMNLFFGSVLATISLTVPAVTIIATLTGQELIFGLEPPQMVIMMASLILCQISFSTGRTNVLNGAAHLALFIGYLMTIML, from the coding sequence ATGCCTTCACATGAAAAAACACGTCACAAGGAGTTCTCGCTGATACTCCCCATTATCACGCTGGGGATACTCTATTTCTTTGGTGCTGACACCTCATTCCCTGTCGTGGTCGGCATCAACATCGTGGCGCTGATTGCCATTCTGAGCAGCGCATTCAGCGTCGTGCGCCACGCAGATGTCCTGGCGCACCGGCTTGGCGAACCCTACGGCTCCCTGATCCTGAGCCTCTCCGTCGTGATTCTGGAAGTGAGTCTGATCTCGGCGCTGATGGCGACCGGTGACGCCGCGCCCGGCCTGATGCGCGACACCCTCTATTCGATCGTGATGATTGTAACCGGCGGGCTGGTAGGCTTTGCGCTGCTGCTGGGCGGTAATAAATTTGCGACGCAGTACGTGAATCTGGCGGGCGTAAAACAGTATCTGATTGCGATCTTCCCGCTGGCGATTCTGGTGCTGGTGTTTCCGAATGCGCTGCCGGGCGGCAACTTCTCCATCACGCAGGCGCTGCTGATTGCCGCCATTTCTGCGGCGATGTATGGCGTCTTCCTGCTGATCCAGACCAAAACCCATCAGAGCCTGTTTGTTTACGAGCATGAAGATGAGAGTGATGACGGCGACCCGCATCATGGCAAGCCTTCCGCGCACAGCAGCGTCTGGCACACCGTCTGGCTGATCGTTCACCTGATTGCGGTCATAACCGTGACCAAAATGAATGCCAATACGCTGGAAAGCCTGCTGACCGAGATGAATGCCCCGGCGCAGTTTACCGGCTTCCTGGTCGCGCTGCTGATCCTCTCACCAGAGGGTCTGGGGGCGATCAAGGCCGTGCTGATGAATCAGGTGCAGCGTGCGATGAACCTCTTCTTCGGTTCGGTGCTGGCGACCATCTCGCTCACCGTTCCGGCGGTGACCATCATCGCGACCCTGACCGGACAGGAGCTTATCTTCGGGCTGGAGCCGCCGCAGATGGTGATTATGATGGCGTCGCTCATCCTCTGTCAGATCTCCTTCTCCACCGGACGCACCAATGTGCTGAACGGTGCCGCGCATCTGGCGCTGTTCATTGGTTATCTGATGACCATCATGCTCTAG
- the kdsA gene encoding 3-deoxy-8-phosphooctulonate synthase, which yields MTQKVVSIGEINVANDLPFVLFGGMNVLESRDLAMRICEHYVTVTTKLGIPYVFKASFDKANRSSIHSYRGPGLEEGMKIFQELKQTFGVKIITDVHEAAQAQPVSEVVDVIQLPAFLARQTDLVEAMAKTGAVINVKKPQFVSPGQMGNIVDKFAEGGNEKVILCDRGSNFGYDNLVVDMLGFNVMKKVTKNSPVIFDVTHALQTRDPFGAASGGRRAQVAELARAGMAVGIAGLFIEAHPDPDHALCDGPSALPLDKLEPFLVQMKAIDDLVKRFPELDTSK from the coding sequence ATGACACAGAAAGTCGTGAGTATTGGCGAGATCAACGTAGCAAACGATCTGCCATTTGTGCTGTTTGGCGGAATGAACGTGCTGGAGTCGCGCGACCTGGCGATGCGCATCTGCGAACACTACGTCACCGTCACCACTAAACTCGGTATTCCTTACGTTTTCAAAGCCTCTTTTGACAAGGCGAACCGCTCCTCGATTCACTCTTACCGTGGCCCGGGCCTGGAAGAGGGGATGAAGATTTTCCAGGAGCTGAAGCAGACCTTCGGCGTAAAAATTATCACCGACGTACACGAAGCTGCGCAGGCGCAGCCGGTTTCTGAGGTGGTGGATGTGATCCAACTGCCCGCCTTCCTGGCGCGTCAGACCGATCTGGTGGAAGCGATGGCGAAAACCGGCGCGGTCATCAACGTCAAGAAGCCGCAGTTCGTCAGCCCTGGCCAGATGGGTAACATCGTGGACAAGTTCGCTGAAGGCGGCAACGAGAAAGTGATCCTGTGCGACCGCGGCAGCAACTTCGGTTACGACAATCTGGTTGTCGATATGCTCGGCTTCAACGTGATGAAGAAAGTCACCAAAAACAGCCCGGTGATCTTCGATGTGACCCACGCGCTGCAGACCCGCGATCCCTTTGGCGCGGCCTCAGGCGGTCGTCGTGCGCAGGTGGCTGAGCTGGCGCGTGCCGGTATGGCCGTTGGCATCGCTGGCCTGTTTATCGAAGCGCATCCGGACCCGGACCACGCCCTGTGCGACGGCCCGTCCGCGCTGCCGCTGGATAAGCTGGAGCCGTTCCTGGTGCAGATGAAAGCGATTGACGATCTGGTCAAGCGCTTCCCGGAACTCGATACCAGCAAGTAA
- the sirB1 gene encoding invasion regulator SirB1: MTSTEELDFSQIPLCEAVIGATLAIRADFPALSVEAQLAALVAEARDYVSHTEDADLQLEKLLELFYRQWGFGGASGVYNLSDALWIDNVLKTRQGTAVSLGVILLHIAAELDLPLMPVIFPTQLILRADWIDGDKWMINPFNGETLDRHTLEVWLKGNISPTARLYDDDLDEAKTVTVMRKMLDTLKAALMEEKKMELALNVSQVLLRIDPDDPYEIRDRGLIYAQLECEHIALNDLNYFVEQCPEDPVSEMIKVQIHAIEQKQVTLH, from the coding sequence ATGACCTCGACCGAAGAATTAGATTTCAGCCAGATACCGCTGTGTGAAGCGGTAATTGGCGCCACGCTTGCCATCCGGGCCGATTTCCCGGCGCTGTCGGTGGAAGCACAACTTGCGGCATTAGTGGCCGAAGCCCGTGACTACGTCAGCCATACCGAAGATGCCGACCTGCAGCTCGAAAAGCTGCTGGAGCTGTTTTATCGTCAGTGGGGCTTTGGCGGCGCCAGCGGCGTCTACAACCTCTCGGATGCGCTCTGGATCGACAATGTGCTGAAGACCCGGCAGGGCACCGCGGTGTCACTCGGCGTTATCCTGCTGCACATCGCTGCCGAGCTGGATCTGCCGCTGATGCCGGTGATCTTCCCGACGCAGCTGATTCTGCGCGCCGACTGGATCGATGGCGATAAGTGGATGATTAACCCGTTCAATGGCGAAACGCTCGACCGGCACACGCTGGAAGTGTGGCTCAAGGGCAACATCAGCCCGACGGCGCGCCTGTATGACGACGATCTCGACGAAGCCAAAACCGTCACCGTGATGCGTAAAATGCTCGACACGCTGAAAGCGGCGCTGATGGAAGAGAAGAAGATGGAGCTGGCGCTGAACGTCAGTCAGGTGCTGCTGCGCATCGATCCTGACGATCCCTACGAAATCCGCGATCGCGGTTTGATCTACGCGCAGCTGGAGTGCGAGCATATCGCCCTGAATGATTTAAACTACTTCGTTGAGCAGTGTCCTGAAGACCCGGTCAGCGAAATGATCAAAGTTCAGATTCACGCAATCGAACAAAAACAGGTCACGCTGCACTAA
- a CDS encoding SirB2 family protein, whose product MAAFYPLIKNLHLATVWITVTLFLLRFYWLRQGSAMLTRRWVRILPHANDTLLLVTGVLLVLITHFYPFTPQGSWLTEKLLAVIIYIALGFVALRRRPRTDRTRWIAFLIALIALVTIITLALTKMPLWG is encoded by the coding sequence ATGGCCGCCTTTTATCCCCTGATCAAAAATCTGCACCTGGCGACGGTGTGGATCACCGTGACGCTGTTCCTGCTGCGTTTTTACTGGCTGCGACAGGGGTCGGCGATGCTGACCCGCCGCTGGGTGCGCATTCTGCCGCACGCCAACGACACGCTGCTGCTGGTGACCGGCGTTCTGCTGGTGCTGATAACGCACTTCTATCCCTTCACACCGCAAGGAAGCTGGCTGACGGAGAAGCTTTTAGCGGTTATCATCTACATCGCCTTAGGATTTGTGGCATTGCGTCGCCGTCCACGTACTGATCGCACCCGATGGATCGCTTTTCTGATCGCGTTAATCGCTCTGGTGACCATTATTACGCTGGCGCTGACCAAAATGCCGTTATGGGGATAG